One window of the Enterobacter huaxiensis genome contains the following:
- a CDS encoding sulfate ABC transporter substrate-binding protein: MNKWGVGLTLLLASTSVLAKDIQLLNVSYDPTRELYDQYNKAFAAHYKQETGDNVVIRQSHGGSGKQATSVINGIEADVVTLALAYDVDAIAERGRIDKNWIKRLPDNSAPYTSTIVFLVRKGNPKQIKDWNDLIKPGVSVITPNPKSSGGARWNYLAAWGYALHHNNGDQAKAQEFVKSLFKNVEVLDSGARGATNTFVERGIGDVLIAWENEALLATNELGKDKFEIVTPSESILAEPTVSVVDKVVEKKDTKAVAEAYLKYLYSPEGQEIAAKNFYRPRDPAVAKKYDGEFPKLKLFTIDDEFGGWTKAQKEHFSNGGTFDQISKR, from the coding sequence ATGAATAAATGGGGCGTGGGTTTAACATTATTGCTGGCATCGACCAGCGTTCTGGCTAAGGACATCCAGTTACTTAACGTGTCGTACGACCCGACGCGTGAGCTGTACGATCAATACAACAAAGCCTTCGCGGCGCACTACAAGCAGGAAACCGGCGATAACGTGGTGATTCGTCAGTCTCACGGTGGCTCGGGCAAACAGGCCACGTCCGTGATTAACGGCATTGAAGCCGACGTGGTTACCCTGGCGCTGGCCTATGACGTGGATGCTATTGCTGAACGCGGCCGTATCGATAAAAACTGGATCAAACGCCTGCCGGACAACTCCGCGCCTTATACCTCGACCATCGTCTTCCTGGTGCGTAAAGGCAACCCGAAGCAGATTAAGGACTGGAACGATCTGATCAAACCGGGCGTATCCGTGATTACCCCGAACCCGAAAAGCTCCGGCGGCGCGCGCTGGAACTACCTGGCGGCCTGGGGCTACGCGCTGCACCACAACAACGGCGACCAGGCTAAAGCCCAGGAGTTCGTCAAATCCCTGTTTAAAAACGTCGAAGTGCTGGATTCCGGCGCGCGCGGCGCAACCAATACCTTCGTTGAGCGCGGCATTGGCGACGTGCTGATCGCCTGGGAAAACGAAGCCCTGCTGGCGACCAACGAGCTGGGTAAAGATAAGTTTGAGATCGTCACCCCAAGTGAATCTATCCTCGCCGAGCCGACCGTTTCTGTGGTTGATAAAGTCGTCGAGAAAAAAGACACCAAAGCGGTGGCGGAAGCGTACCTGAAGTATCTCTACTCGCCGGAAGGCCAGGAAATTGCGGCGAAGAACTTCTACCGTCCGCGCGACCCGGCTGTGGCGAAAAAATACGACGGCGAATTCCCGAAACTGAAGCTCTTCACCATTGACGACGAGTTCGGCGGCTGGACGAAGGCGCAGAAAGAGCACTTCTCTAACGGCGGTACGTTCGACCAGATCAGCAAGCGCTAA